A genomic window from Nocardioides jiangxiensis includes:
- a CDS encoding GatB/YqeY domain-containing protein yields MSALKDKLRADLTTAMKARDTDTSATLRMIMTAIGNAEVAGKEKVELTDEQVLGVLTTEAKKRREAAAAFDEAGRTEMAEKERTELAVIVTYLPEQLSTEEIAKIVADAIEKTGAAAEGPRAMGKVMGVVQPQVKGRADGGAVAAEVKKQLSA; encoded by the coding sequence ATGAGTGCTCTGAAGGACAAGCTCCGCGCCGACCTGACCACCGCGATGAAGGCGCGCGACACCGACACGTCCGCGACGCTCCGGATGATCATGACCGCCATCGGCAACGCCGAGGTCGCGGGCAAGGAGAAGGTCGAGCTCACCGACGAGCAGGTCCTCGGTGTCCTCACCACCGAGGCGAAGAAGCGCCGTGAGGCCGCTGCCGCGTTCGACGAGGCCGGCCGCACGGAGATGGCGGAGAAGGAGCGCACCGAGCTCGCCGTCATCGTGACGTACCTGCCGGAGCAGCTCAGCACGGAGGAGATCGCGAAGATCGTCGCCGACGCCATCGAGAAGACCGGGGCCGCCGCCGAGGGGCCGCGGGCCATGGGCAAGGTCATGGGCGTCGTCCAGCCCCAGGTCAAGGGGCGTGCCGACGGTGGCGCTGTCGCCGCCGAGGTGAAGAAGCAGCTCTCCGCCTGA
- a CDS encoding penicillin-binding protein, producing MSDPLDDDRIPPNQVLGHLWVMALVSVALGIVVAGLAIPFAGVLGFAARDVSDSMSNLPQGLETKPLAQASRIVAKDGTPIATLYDENRVNVPLTQVAPVMREAIISIEDYRFYQHGAIDLKGTLRALVTNQAAGETVQGGSSITQQMVKLTLLSQAKTKAEQRAAVEESVARKIKELRYAIAFEQEHSKDWILERYLNLAYFGDGVYGIQAAARHYFSTDAKRLTLGQAALLAGLVKNPVGYDPTRNPNKAFDRRNIVLERMAQLRAIPLDKAKAEAKKPLGLDITANRNGCMFSRAPFFCDYVVNYLLKDPSLGTSVEERKALLQSGGLTIKTTLDPRFQDAADAAVERYVYPTDNAIGGMAMVEPGTGAVRAIAQSRPMGLNTKRGESMINYVVPKEYGGSGGFLPGSTFKPFVLAAAIRQGIPLTTTFNAPPFLDLPQADFANCPGAGNFVGTWPVHNAGGQNAGARNLYTGTAGSINTFYAQLERKTGVCEPWQIANKLGVHVPVHERQPAMVLGTSVTSPLEVAEAYATFAARGVHCDARPVTALLDANKNVVKTYAKDCTQVLPSPVADAVDDVLQGAFKPGGTAYGIPISQPTAGKTGTETKSWATWLTGFTPNLAMSAFIGGVNSAGHPISLNGQSVGGRYISNGSGAGTTGPMWSAAMSAIAQWLPDLDFHKPDSADIKGVLVQVPSVGGMNPDDAQKVLEKAGFNVTISGGQVDSSYPQGTVAYTSPGGGATTGSGDLITIYISDGTPYVKPKPKKTKGGDKPSPTNGGGKPKPGH from the coding sequence ATGTCTGATCCCTTGGACGACGACCGCATTCCGCCCAACCAGGTGCTCGGACACCTGTGGGTGATGGCGCTCGTCTCGGTCGCCCTCGGCATCGTCGTCGCCGGCCTCGCCATCCCGTTCGCCGGCGTCCTCGGCTTCGCCGCACGGGACGTCTCCGACTCGATGAGCAACCTTCCGCAGGGGCTCGAGACGAAGCCGCTGGCGCAGGCCTCGCGCATCGTCGCGAAGGACGGCACCCCGATCGCCACGCTGTACGACGAGAACCGCGTCAACGTGCCGCTGACCCAGGTCGCGCCGGTGATGCGCGAGGCGATCATCTCCATCGAGGACTACCGCTTCTACCAGCACGGCGCGATCGACCTGAAGGGCACGCTGCGTGCCCTCGTCACCAACCAGGCGGCCGGCGAGACCGTCCAGGGTGGCTCGTCGATCACGCAGCAGATGGTCAAGCTGACCCTGCTGTCGCAGGCGAAGACCAAGGCGGAGCAGCGCGCCGCCGTGGAGGAGAGCGTCGCGCGCAAGATCAAGGAGCTGCGCTACGCGATCGCCTTCGAGCAGGAGCACAGCAAGGACTGGATCCTCGAGCGCTACCTGAACCTCGCCTACTTCGGCGACGGCGTCTACGGCATCCAGGCGGCCGCGCGCCACTACTTCTCGACCGACGCCAAGCGGCTCACGCTCGGCCAGGCGGCGCTCCTCGCCGGCCTGGTCAAGAACCCGGTCGGCTACGACCCGACGCGCAACCCCAACAAGGCGTTCGACCGGCGCAACATCGTCCTCGAGCGGATGGCACAGCTCCGCGCGATCCCGCTCGACAAGGCGAAGGCCGAGGCCAAGAAGCCGCTCGGCCTCGACATCACGGCCAACCGCAACGGCTGCATGTTCAGCCGCGCACCGTTCTTCTGCGACTACGTCGTCAACTACCTGCTGAAGGATCCGTCCCTCGGCACGAGCGTGGAGGAGCGCAAGGCGCTGCTCCAGTCCGGCGGCCTCACCATCAAGACCACCCTCGACCCGCGCTTCCAGGATGCGGCCGACGCGGCAGTCGAGCGTTACGTCTACCCCACCGACAACGCCATCGGCGGCATGGCGATGGTCGAGCCCGGCACCGGCGCGGTCCGCGCGATCGCCCAGTCGCGACCCATGGGCCTGAACACCAAGCGCGGCGAGTCGATGATCAACTACGTGGTCCCCAAGGAGTACGGCGGCTCCGGCGGCTTCCTGCCGGGCTCCACGTTCAAGCCGTTCGTGCTCGCGGCGGCGATCCGCCAGGGCATCCCGCTGACCACGACCTTCAACGCACCGCCCTTCCTTGACCTCCCGCAGGCCGACTTCGCCAACTGCCCCGGCGCCGGCAACTTCGTGGGCACGTGGCCGGTGCACAACGCCGGTGGCCAGAACGCCGGTGCCCGGAACCTCTACACGGGCACCGCCGGCTCGATCAACACGTTCTACGCACAGCTCGAGCGCAAGACCGGGGTCTGCGAGCCCTGGCAGATCGCCAACAAGCTCGGCGTCCACGTGCCCGTGCACGAGCGCCAGCCGGCGATGGTGCTCGGCACGTCGGTCACCTCGCCGCTTGAGGTGGCCGAGGCCTACGCGACGTTCGCCGCGCGCGGTGTCCACTGCGACGCACGTCCGGTGACCGCCCTGCTCGACGCCAACAAGAACGTCGTCAAGACCTACGCGAAGGACTGCACGCAGGTGCTGCCCAGCCCGGTGGCCGACGCGGTCGACGACGTGCTCCAGGGTGCGTTCAAGCCCGGCGGCACGGCGTACGGCATCCCGATCAGCCAGCCGACGGCGGGCAAGACCGGTACCGAGACGAAGTCGTGGGCGACCTGGCTGACCGGCTTCACGCCGAACCTCGCGATGTCGGCGTTCATCGGCGGCGTCAACAGCGCCGGCCACCCGATCTCCCTCAACGGCCAGTCCGTCGGCGGGCGCTACATCTCCAACGGCTCGGGTGCCGGCACGACCGGTCCCATGTGGTCCGCGGCCATGAGCGCGATCGCGCAGTGGCTGCCCGACCTCGACTTCCACAAGCCCGACAGCGCCGACATCAAGGGCGTGCTGGTCCAGGTGCCGTCGGTCGGGGGCATGAACCCCGACGACGCGCAGAAGGTCCTGGAGAAGGCCGGGTTCAACGTCACGATCTCGGGCGGCCAGGTCGACTCGAGCTACCCGCAGGGCACGGTCGCGTACACCAGCCCGGGCGGCGGAGCCACCACCGGCAGCGGCGACCTGATCACGATCTACATCAGTGACGGCACGCCGTACGTGAAGCCGAAGCCGAAGAAGACCAAGGGCGGCGACAAGCCGTCACCGACCAACGGGGGCGGCAAGCCCAAGCCAGGCCACTGA
- a CDS encoding WhiB family transcriptional regulator yields MWVEDWSMQAACRETQPDSLFVKGAEQNKAKQVCASCLVRSECLAEALENRIEWGVWGGMTERERRALLRNNPGASWADVLRAAKSAGVRVTA; encoded by the coding sequence ATGTGGGTTGAGGACTGGTCGATGCAGGCGGCGTGTCGCGAGACGCAGCCGGACTCGCTCTTCGTCAAGGGCGCGGAGCAGAACAAGGCCAAGCAGGTCTGCGCCAGCTGCCTCGTCCGCTCCGAGTGCCTCGCCGAAGCCCTCGAGAACCGCATCGAGTGGGGAGTCTGGGGCGGCATGACCGAGCGCGAGCGCCGTGCGCTGCTCCGCAACAACCCCGGCGCGTCGTGGGCCGATGTGCTCCGCGCCGCGAAGAGCGCCGGCGTGCGCGTCACCGCCTGA
- a CDS encoding ArsA family ATPase gives MITTTTRDSARLGPLATSPGAPAAAAALDVDALLNDPQTHILVCCGSGGVGKTTTSAALALRAAELGRKVVVLTIDPARRLAQSMGIEQLDNTPRPVPGVGGTGSLDAMMLDMKSTFDEVVLAQAGPEKARAILENPFYIALSSSFAGTQEYMAMEKLGQLHRDSQEQGTWDLIVVDTPPSRSALDFLDAPERLSSFLDGRFIRLLLAPAKGPARVMGAGFSLVVNALTKLIGAQVLTDLKMFVTAFDTLFGGFRQRAQQTYALLQHRGTAFLVVAAPEPDALREAAYFVERLTGDQMPLAGLVVNRASPKPAGDLSADAAMAAAERLRSGTPGDAAELTAGLLRLHADRVRIVERERVLRARFATAHPGVATAVVPALAGDVHDLDGLRRVGQLLADQ, from the coding sequence ATGATCACCACGACGACGCGCGACTCCGCCCGGCTGGGCCCCCTCGCCACCTCACCCGGCGCTCCGGCAGCCGCGGCCGCGCTCGACGTCGACGCGCTCCTCAACGACCCGCAGACCCACATCCTCGTCTGCTGCGGCTCCGGCGGCGTCGGCAAGACGACGACGTCGGCGGCGCTCGCGCTGCGCGCCGCCGAGCTCGGCCGGAAGGTCGTCGTCCTCACCATCGACCCCGCCCGCCGACTGGCCCAGTCGATGGGCATCGAGCAGCTCGACAACACCCCGCGGCCCGTGCCGGGGGTCGGCGGCACCGGCTCGCTCGACGCGATGATGCTCGACATGAAGAGCACCTTCGACGAGGTGGTGCTCGCCCAGGCCGGCCCCGAGAAGGCCAGGGCGATCCTGGAGAACCCCTTCTACATCGCGCTGTCGAGCTCGTTCGCGGGCACGCAGGAGTACATGGCGATGGAGAAGCTCGGCCAGCTGCACCGCGACTCGCAGGAGCAGGGCACCTGGGATCTCATCGTCGTCGACACCCCGCCCTCGCGGTCGGCTCTCGACTTCCTCGACGCCCCCGAGCGGCTCTCGAGCTTCCTCGACGGCCGCTTCATCCGCCTCCTCCTCGCTCCCGCGAAGGGGCCGGCACGGGTCATGGGCGCCGGCTTCTCGCTCGTCGTCAACGCACTGACGAAGCTGATCGGCGCGCAGGTGCTCACCGACCTGAAGATGTTCGTGACCGCTTTCGACACGCTCTTCGGCGGCTTCCGGCAGCGCGCACAGCAGACCTACGCCCTGCTGCAGCACCGCGGCACGGCGTTCCTCGTCGTGGCGGCACCGGAGCCCGACGCGCTGCGCGAGGCGGCGTACTTCGTCGAGCGGCTGACCGGCGACCAGATGCCGCTCGCCGGCCTGGTCGTCAACCGGGCCAGCCCGAAGCCCGCGGGCGACCTCTCGGCCGATGCCGCGATGGCTGCCGCCGAGAGGCTGCGGTCCGGCACGCCGGGCGACGCCGCCGAGCTCACGGCGGGCCTGCTGCGGCTGCACGCGGACAGGGTGCGGATCGTCGAGCGCGAACGCGTCCTGCGCGCACGCTTCGCCACGGCCCACCCCGGTGTGGCGACGGCAGTCGTGCCGGCGCTGGCCGGTGACGTCCACGACCTCGACGGCCTGCGTCGCGTGGGTCAGCTCCTGGCCGACCAGTGA
- a CDS encoding ArsA-related P-loop ATPase: MSDWPQVRLHVVTGKGGTGKSTVAAALALALASTGKRVLLCEVEGRQGIAQLFDVPPLPYEERRIAAGLPSTEGGQPGEVHALHIDAESAFLEYLAMYYKLGRAGKALDRFGVIEFATTIAPGVRDVLLTGKVFEAAKTDRRKGTSSKDRRGYDAIVLDAPPTGRITQFLNVNRELAGLAKVGPVKAQADTVMTLFRSPQTAVHLVTVLEEMPVQETADGIAELHQAKLPVGGVIVNLVRPRDLDEADLASIRSDTVDRGAIATELAGAGVAGTDALVDGLLSEARDHAERRALEDSQRALVQEMGTKVYELGRIAGGLDLGALYELAGSLREQGLA, from the coding sequence ATGAGCGACTGGCCCCAGGTGCGACTGCACGTCGTGACCGGCAAGGGCGGCACCGGCAAGTCGACGGTCGCCGCTGCCCTCGCGCTCGCCCTGGCCAGCACCGGCAAGCGGGTGCTCCTCTGCGAGGTCGAGGGACGCCAGGGCATCGCGCAGCTCTTCGACGTACCGCCGCTCCCCTACGAGGAGCGCCGGATCGCGGCCGGCCTGCCGAGCACCGAGGGCGGGCAGCCCGGCGAGGTGCACGCGCTGCACATCGACGCCGAGTCGGCCTTCCTGGAGTACCTGGCGATGTACTACAAGCTGGGTCGCGCCGGGAAGGCGCTCGACCGCTTCGGCGTCATCGAGTTCGCGACGACGATCGCCCCCGGCGTCCGGGATGTCCTGCTGACCGGCAAGGTCTTCGAGGCGGCCAAGACCGACCGTCGCAAGGGCACCTCGTCGAAGGACCGTCGCGGCTACGACGCGATCGTCCTCGATGCCCCGCCGACCGGCCGCATCACGCAGTTCCTCAACGTCAACCGCGAGCTCGCGGGGCTGGCCAAGGTCGGTCCGGTGAAGGCCCAGGCCGACACCGTCATGACGCTCTTCCGGTCGCCCCAGACCGCGGTGCACCTGGTCACCGTGCTCGAGGAGATGCCGGTCCAGGAGACCGCCGACGGCATCGCCGAGCTGCACCAGGCGAAGCTTCCCGTCGGCGGCGTGATCGTCAACCTGGTGCGTCCGCGCGACCTCGACGAGGCGGACCTCGCCTCGATCCGCAGCGACACCGTGGACCGCGGCGCGATCGCGACGGAGCTCGCGGGCGCCGGCGTCGCCGGCACGGACGCGCTCGTCGACGGCCTGCTCTCCGAGGCCCGCGACCACGCGGAGCGCCGTGCCCTCGAGGACAGCCAGCGCGCCCTGGTCCAGGAGATGGGCACCAAGGTCTACGAGCTCGGGCGGATCGCCGGCGGACTCGACCTCGGCGCGCTCTACGAGCTGGCCGGCAGCCTCAGGGAGCAGGGACTCGCATGA
- a CDS encoding carboxymuconolactone decarboxylase family protein: protein MDALYLDKANPDVYAGFRAAADAIAAAARDAGLPRLLTELVSVRVSQVNGCAYCLNVHTKKLMDAGETVQRLGALTAWRETELFDETERAALEIAEAITTLPAPEERIAVEYRVREVLSDAEFAAVSWVAISMNAMNRLSITSRHPVRPPRA from the coding sequence GTGGACGCCCTCTACCTCGACAAGGCCAACCCCGACGTGTACGCCGGCTTCCGGGCCGCCGCGGACGCCATCGCCGCCGCTGCCCGCGACGCCGGCCTGCCCCGGCTGCTCACCGAGCTGGTGAGTGTCCGCGTGTCCCAGGTCAACGGCTGCGCCTACTGCCTCAACGTCCACACGAAGAAGCTGATGGACGCGGGGGAGACGGTGCAGCGCCTCGGTGCGCTGACCGCGTGGCGGGAGACGGAGCTCTTCGACGAGACCGAGCGGGCGGCGCTGGAGATCGCCGAGGCGATCACGACCCTCCCCGCCCCGGAGGAGCGGATCGCGGTCGAGTACCGGGTTCGCGAGGTGCTCAGCGACGCGGAGTTCGCGGCCGTCTCGTGGGTGGCGATCTCGATGAACGCGATGAACCGGCTCTCGATCACGAGTCGTCACCCGGTGCGGCCGCCCCGCGCCTGA
- a CDS encoding RidA family protein: MTVEARLAELGLTVPGVVPPVAAYVPAVRSGNQVFTAGQLPMRDGALLATGKVGDGVPAEQATECARQCALNAIAAVKSVVGDLEKVVRVVKVVVFVASTPDFTGQPAVANGASELLAAAFGDAGVHARSAVGVPVLPLDAPVEVEILVEIAG; this comes from the coding sequence ATGACGGTCGAGGCACGTCTGGCAGAGCTCGGGCTGACCGTCCCTGGCGTGGTGCCGCCGGTGGCGGCGTACGTCCCGGCGGTGCGCTCGGGCAACCAGGTCTTCACCGCGGGCCAGCTGCCCATGCGCGACGGTGCGCTCCTGGCCACCGGCAAGGTCGGCGACGGTGTCCCGGCCGAGCAGGCCACCGAGTGCGCCCGCCAGTGTGCCCTCAACGCGATCGCGGCCGTGAAGTCCGTCGTCGGCGACCTCGAGAAGGTCGTGCGCGTGGTCAAGGTCGTCGTCTTCGTGGCGTCGACCCCCGACTTCACCGGCCAGCCGGCGGTCGCCAACGGTGCCTCCGAGCTGCTCGCCGCCGCTTTCGGGGACGCCGGCGTGCACGCCCGTTCCGCGGTCGGCGTTCCGGTGCTGCCGCTCGACGCGCCGGTCGAGGTCGAGATCCTCGTCGAGATCGCCGGCTGA
- a CDS encoding NUDIX hydrolase: MDARSLPPHLVEHARAYADGSRVAAEPRAASTVVLLRNGPASPAPGGLEAYLLRRHVGMEFAAGMSVFPGGGVDARDSEFDDALWAGPSVAEWAARLECSEAEARELVCAAVRETFEESGVLLAGTVDAVVGDTTGEDWEAERVALETRQLSLTDLLTRRGLVLRTDLLAGLSGWLTPKFEPKRYRTWFFVAALPPGQVTRDVSTESDAVAWWSLRDAISAVAAGDMLMLPPTVITLAELYDAGSVDEALATARALPWEMAEPVFDLATDQLVIPERFGALAADVLARVADATAGSAADATAEATAEAGA; encoded by the coding sequence ATGGACGCGCGCAGCCTGCCGCCGCACCTCGTCGAGCACGCTCGGGCGTACGCCGACGGCAGCCGCGTCGCTGCCGAACCGCGCGCCGCGTCGACCGTGGTGCTGCTGCGCAACGGTCCCGCGTCCCCGGCGCCGGGCGGCCTGGAGGCCTACCTGCTGCGGCGCCACGTGGGCATGGAGTTCGCGGCCGGCATGTCGGTCTTCCCCGGTGGCGGGGTGGACGCGCGCGACAGCGAGTTCGACGACGCCCTGTGGGCGGGGCCGTCCGTGGCCGAGTGGGCGGCCCGGCTGGAGTGCTCGGAGGCGGAGGCGCGCGAGCTGGTCTGCGCCGCGGTCCGGGAGACCTTCGAGGAGTCGGGCGTGCTGCTGGCCGGCACGGTGGACGCCGTGGTCGGCGACACCACCGGTGAGGACTGGGAGGCCGAGCGCGTCGCGCTCGAGACGCGTCAGCTCTCTCTGACCGACCTGCTGACGCGCCGCGGTCTGGTCCTGCGCACGGACCTGCTCGCCGGCCTGAGTGGCTGGCTGACCCCGAAGTTCGAGCCGAAGCGCTACCGGACCTGGTTCTTCGTCGCCGCGCTGCCGCCGGGACAGGTCACCCGTGACGTCTCGACGGAGTCGGACGCCGTCGCGTGGTGGTCGCTCCGCGACGCCATCTCCGCGGTGGCCGCCGGCGACATGCTGATGCTGCCCCCGACCGTGATCACCCTCGCCGAGCTGTACGACGCCGGCTCGGTGGACGAGGCGCTCGCGACCGCCCGGGCACTGCCGTGGGAGATGGCGGAGCCGGTCTTCGACCTCGCGACCGACCAGCTGGTGATCCCGGAGCGCTTCGGCGCCCTGGCCGCCGACGTGCTCGCCCGCGTGGCCGACGCGACGGCCGGTTCAGCGGCGGACGCGACGGCGGAGGCGACGGCGGAGGCCGGCGCATGA
- a CDS encoding MBL fold metallo-hydrolase gives MSWRGGDFGVHGTCVLAPNANLMTLDGTNTWVLRVPGSERSVVVDPGPLDEGHLGAVAEVAGDVQAVLLTHHHADHSEAARAFAERFGCGVRALDPAYRLGSEGLADGDVVALGDLEIRVVGTPGHTSDSLSFWVPADGAVLTGDTVLGRGTTVVAHPDGQLGAYLDSLDRLHALAVSRELTAIWPGHGPVIDDALGALDFYIAHRRDRLGQVEQALLDLSGEPTLARALRHVDLDPGSGAMLTPARVVEHVYRDVDPVLWGAAELSVRAQLAYLAR, from the coding sequence ATGAGCTGGAGGGGTGGGGACTTCGGCGTGCACGGCACGTGCGTGCTCGCACCCAACGCCAACCTGATGACCCTCGACGGCACCAACACCTGGGTGCTCCGCGTGCCCGGCTCCGAGCGGTCGGTCGTGGTGGACCCCGGGCCGCTCGACGAGGGCCACCTCGGCGCGGTCGCGGAGGTCGCCGGTGACGTCCAGGCCGTGCTGCTGACCCACCACCACGCCGACCACTCCGAGGCGGCGCGGGCGTTCGCCGAGCGGTTCGGCTGTGGCGTGCGCGCGCTCGACCCGGCGTACCGGCTCGGGTCGGAGGGTCTCGCCGACGGCGACGTCGTCGCGCTCGGTGACCTCGAGATCCGCGTGGTCGGCACGCCCGGGCACACCTCGGACTCGCTGAGCTTCTGGGTGCCGGCCGACGGTGCCGTGCTGACCGGAGACACCGTGCTCGGTCGCGGCACCACGGTGGTCGCTCACCCGGACGGACAGCTCGGTGCGTACCTGGACTCCCTCGACCGCCTCCACGCGCTGGCCGTGTCGCGCGAGCTGACCGCGATCTGGCCGGGCCACGGTCCGGTCATCGACGACGCGCTGGGAGCGCTGGACTTCTACATCGCCCACCGGCGCGACCGGCTGGGACAGGTCGAGCAGGCGCTGCTCGACCTGTCGGGGGAGCCCACCCTGGCCCGGGCGCTCCGCCACGTCGACCTCGACCCGGGCAGCGGCGCCATGCTCACCCCGGCGCGTGTCGTCGAGCACGTCTACCGCGACGTCGACCCGGTGCTGTGGGGTGCGGCCGAGCTGAGCGTGCGCGCCCAGCTGGCGTACCTGGCGCGCTAG
- the nhaA gene encoding Na+/H+ antiporter NhaA: protein MRPMIRLRYLPDLTATDRSSVGDFLRQETVGGALALIAAVVAVAWANTPWSASYADLRHVQAGPLTLEQWAADGALTIFFFVAGLELKREFVVGSLSRITDAVVPVVAAVCGVAVPALIYTAVNLAHPDGRPGGWAIPSATDIAFALAVLAVVGSALPPQLRAFLLTLAVVDDLIVIVIIATFYSSSLHLVPLAVAGAGMVVWWLLQHFRIQLWLVHIAVAVVTWWFMHESGVHATIAGVALGLLTRVRRDPGEAVSPAAFLEHQLHPVSAAFAVPVFAFMSAGVAVSGGASLTADPVVIGIVLGLVLGKPVGVFGGSWLLCRLTRADIDDDVRWRDVAAVAVLAGVGFTVSLLVSELSFSGAEREAAKTAVLVASTVAALLASVLLGLRSRAHRASAPTA from the coding sequence ATGCGCCCGATGATCCGCCTCCGCTACCTGCCCGACCTGACCGCGACGGACCGCTCGTCGGTCGGCGACTTCCTTCGCCAGGAGACCGTGGGCGGCGCGCTGGCCCTGATCGCCGCCGTGGTCGCGGTCGCCTGGGCGAACACGCCCTGGTCCGCGTCGTACGCCGACCTCCGCCACGTCCAGGCCGGGCCGCTGACACTCGAGCAGTGGGCCGCCGACGGCGCGCTGACGATCTTCTTCTTCGTGGCCGGCCTCGAGCTCAAGCGGGAGTTCGTCGTCGGCTCCCTCTCCCGCATCACGGACGCCGTCGTGCCGGTCGTAGCGGCGGTCTGCGGCGTGGCGGTCCCGGCGCTGATCTACACGGCGGTCAACCTCGCCCACCCCGACGGGCGTCCGGGCGGCTGGGCGATCCCGAGCGCGACGGACATCGCGTTCGCCCTCGCCGTCCTGGCCGTCGTCGGCTCGGCGCTGCCGCCTCAGCTGCGGGCCTTCCTGCTGACGCTGGCGGTGGTCGACGACCTGATCGTCATCGTCATCATCGCGACGTTCTACAGCTCCTCGCTGCACCTCGTCCCGCTCGCCGTGGCCGGCGCGGGGATGGTGGTCTGGTGGCTGCTGCAGCACTTCCGGATCCAGCTCTGGCTGGTCCACATCGCCGTCGCCGTCGTCACGTGGTGGTTCATGCACGAGAGCGGTGTGCACGCCACGATCGCGGGCGTCGCCCTGGGCCTGCTGACCCGCGTCCGGCGTGACCCGGGGGAGGCGGTGAGCCCGGCGGCGTTCCTCGAGCACCAGCTGCACCCGGTGTCGGCCGCGTTCGCCGTGCCGGTCTTCGCCTTCATGTCGGCCGGAGTGGCTGTCTCGGGCGGGGCGTCCCTGACGGCTGACCCGGTCGTGATCGGCATCGTCCTGGGCCTGGTGCTCGGCAAGCCGGTGGGCGTCTTCGGTGGCTCGTGGCTGCTGTGCCGGCTGACGCGGGCCGACATCGACGACGACGTGCGCTGGCGTGACGTCGCTGCCGTCGCTGTGCTCGCCGGGGTCGGGTTCACGGTCTCGCTGCTGGTCTCCGAGCTCTCCTTCAGCGGTGCCGAGCGCGAGGCTGCCAAGACCGCCGTGCTCGTCGCCTCGACGGTCGCGGCCCTCCTCGCGTCGGTCCTGCTCGGGCTGAGGAGCCGTGCACATCGTGCGTCTGCGCCGACGGCCTGA
- a CDS encoding phage holin family protein, with protein MAENLQDEPTIGKLVVDAQRDISKLISAEIQLAKAELAVSVKAGGFGVVFFAVAAFMGLMALIIFSVTAAYLINWDGDGLSLKWAFLIVTGFYLLMAGLLAFLGIRSVKKVSGPKRAIAQAKQNKFAFKH; from the coding sequence GTGGCTGAGAACCTCCAGGACGAGCCGACGATCGGCAAGCTCGTCGTCGACGCCCAGCGCGACATCTCGAAGCTGATCTCTGCCGAGATCCAGCTCGCGAAGGCCGAGCTCGCCGTCAGCGTCAAGGCCGGTGGCTTCGGCGTCGTCTTCTTCGCCGTCGCGGCCTTCATGGGCCTGATGGCGCTGATCATCTTCTCGGTGACCGCGGCGTACCTCATCAACTGGGACGGCGACGGCCTCTCGCTGAAGTGGGCGTTCCTGATCGTCACCGGCTTCTACCTGCTGATGGCCGGACTGCTCGCCTTCCTCGGCATCCGCAGCGTGAAGAAGGTCAGCGGCCCGAAGCGCGCGATCGCGCAGGCCAAGCAGAACAAGTTCGCCTTCAAGCACTGA